In a genomic window of Sarcophilus harrisii chromosome 4, mSarHar1.11, whole genome shotgun sequence:
- the LOC100917003 gene encoding C-C motif chemokine 4-like has translation MRERTDLQNLSTCALVHQLLSPFKIMKVSVAALSILMVMAFSSLASSAPMGSDPPTSCCFSYVSQQIQRKFVTDYYETSSLCSQPAVVFLTKRGRQVCANPTDAWVQSYVEDLELN, from the exons ATGAGAGAGAGAACAGATCTCCAGAATCTCTCAACCTGTGCCCTGGTCCACCAGCTCCTCTCTCCTTTCAAGATCATGAAGGTCTCTGTGGCTGCCCTATCCATCCTCATGGTCATGGCCTTCAGTTCTCTGGCATCCTCTGCACCAA tgGGCTCTGACCCTCCCACCTCCTGCTGCTTCTCCTATGTCAGCCAACAGATCCAGAGAAAATTTGTGACAGACTATTATGAGACCAGCAGCCTGTGTTCCCAGCCAGCTGTGGT gtTCCTGACCAAAAGGGGCCGGCAGGTGTGCGCCAATCCCACCGATGCCTGGGTGCAGAGCTATGTGGAAGATCTGGAGCTGAACTGA
- the LOC100916478 gene encoding C-C motif chemokine 4-like, producing the protein MKISVAALSILMVMAFSSLASSAPMGSDPPTSCCFSYVSQQIQRKFVTDYYQTSSLCSQPAVVFLTKRGRQVCANPTDAWVQSYVEDLELS; encoded by the exons ATGAAGATCTCTGTGGCTGCCCTCTCCATCCTCATGGTCATGGCCTTCAGTTCTCTGGCATCCTCTGCACCAA tgGGCTCTGACCCTCCCACCTCCTGCTGCTTCTCCTATGTCAGTCAACAGATCCAGAGAAAATTTGTGACAGACTATTATCAGACGAGCAGCCTGTGTTCCCAGCCAGCTGTGGT gTTCCTGACCAAAAGAGGTCGGCAGGTGTGTGCCAATCCCACCGATGCCTGGGTGCAGAGCTATGTTGAAGACCTGGAGCTGAGTTGA
- the LOC100916737 gene encoding C-C motif chemokine 4-like, protein MKVSVAALSILMIMAFSSLASSAPMGSDPPISCCFSYVSQQIQRKFVTDYYETSSLCSQPAVVFLTKRGRQVCANPTDAWVQNYVEDLELN, encoded by the exons ATGAAGGTCTCTGTGGCTGCTCTCTCCATCCTCATGATCATGGCCTTCAGCTCTCTGGCATCTTCTGCACCAA tGGGCTCTGACCCTCCCATCTCCTGCTGCTTCTCCTATGTCAGCCAACAGATCCAGAGAAAATTTGTGACAGACTATTATGAGACCAGCAGCCTGTGTTCCCAGCCAGCTGTGGT gTTCCTGACCAAAAGGGGCCGGCAGGTGTGCGCCAATCCCACTGATGCCTGGGTGCAGAACTATGTGGAAGACCTGGAGCTAAACTGA